In Salvia miltiorrhiza cultivar Shanhuang (shh) chromosome 4, IMPLAD_Smil_shh, whole genome shotgun sequence, the DNA window TTAATTTGGCAGCAAATACAAACACTAAACACACAAATAAGCATAGAAAATCCACTTCACCTATTTTACGACTATTTGTGGGTAAATACTGGGTAACGGGGTTCTTGACAAGACGTAAAAGTTTTTCACCATTGCCAGTTGCAGTAATGTGCAGCTTTTGCAGCAATTGTACTGCAAACAGTTAATAAGAAAGATCAGAAATGTTATATTTCAACAATACGTTAATCGGATGGATATATGGAAAATGTGCTACTTTAAACTGTTACACTGACCCATGAGGCCGGAAAACCTCTTATATGTTCTTGGCATACGCGCATGGGGTTTGATCTCCATAAGAAGACCTTGCTGTGTCCTTACATATAGAGCTTTCAGTCTCCCACTTTTGTTCACGCGACTATCTAAAATTGTTTGGATTGCCTAGAATTGCCAATATGTTGAGTATGTTAGAGATGGGATAGTATCCTATAATTACACACAAGGAACACCAAGTTAAACGAGTTGTTGTCCAAGAAAAAGAGAGCATGAAGATATAGTATCAACTCCTAGCTTGTATTTAAGAATCAGTATCATGACTTTTAAAGCGCAGATTCTCTAATCTTCAAAAGCAAAAGCACAAACAAATATCCTAAAAGGCTAGCATCAAATCGGTGCAACTCATCGGTTCTAAAGGAAATGCAACCACATTGTACGGGCATGAGTTCAAAAAGCAAAACGAGTATCAGCAAAACATAAACAATACTAAGCAAGTTCTGATCCAATGCTCAAACCTGAAAAGCTATATCGGGCCGATAATCAGCGGGGTTACGCTTATTCTTCACCAAAAAGTTGGCATGCTCGTCCGAACTCAAAAGCTGATAAGTCTGTCACCAAAAACAACAGAAATGAAACGAAATTCCTCATCAAAACACACACAATGCAACAAACTTCCAATTTTCAACTCGAAACAAACCTTCCCAACTTTGGCAATCTCCAGCGAGGCCTTTTCAAGAACAAAGATGACGCGCTGCTTGTTATTGCCCGTGTCCACAGCAATCGGAATTCCGGGCATATCATCAACCACATTCTCCAatttttcctcattttccaacCCCGAACAGTCCGTCTTCACTTTCTTCGACGGCTGCGGCGTGAAATTTTCAACTAATTGCTCCGGTTCTTCCTCTCTGTCGTATTTCTCCTCTTTGTTCTTCCTTTTCTGCCCTTTCATTTTGTATGCCCGCCCCATATTTTCCCTAATTCAGCTACAATGCCAACAATTAAACGACAATCATTTTTTCAGAAATTGACAACAGAAACCAGCTTGTAGCAGAATCACAAAACAGATAAAGTAATAGTCCTAATGTAACGGTAGACTATAATTTTCTGATGTGTTCTTTGCCTTAATTTAATGTTTATTCAGGCATTAATTCCAAAAACAACACAGTCGCTAGTGTACCAGACTAACAGCAACA includes these proteins:
- the LOC131022501 gene encoding uncharacterized protein LOC131022501, coding for MGRAYKMKGQKRKNKEEKYDREEEPEQLVENFTPQPSKKVKTDCSGLENEEKLENVVDDMPGIPIAVDTGNNKQRVIFVLEKASLEIAKVGKTYQLLSSDEHANFLVKNKRNPADYRPDIAFQAIQTILDSRVNKSGRLKALYVRTQQGLLMEIKPHARMPRTYKRFSGLMVQLLQKLHITATGNGEKLLRLVKNPVTQYLPTNSRKIGFSHSSEKLIDMYNYVGNINEELDLVFVLGAMAHGKIDEDYVEDYISISEYPLSAAYAISIITNAVERKLKIL